tatataatttcaatccgatcatacttaatttaaattcttctaATAAGCGTTGCTAATTTGTgttagaagaaaagaaaatcgaACACTTTTACACGACCAGAAGAATCTGATTTGCCTAAATCAAAATGCTTCTTATGGtgtgaaaatcaatttttaaaattttcaacaaattttgcttttatttttctttgtaacaAAGTGAATGTAACTAAGATTTTTGTGCCATCCAATCCCATCTCTTTCAAATACATGGGATACTTTTCAAATTCCTTTTTCTGCCGGATTAAATCTTGCCTGCAGACTAAGTTCAAAAGTGTGTTTATCGTGCATGATAGGGTTGGATTTCGTGATTATTTGTTTTCTGCCGAGCCGGTGACTGCAAGGGCTAGCCTAGTACGGGGGCAGGGTTCTTGTAATCAGCTGAATTGGGTTATGTTTACAAACTAGCAAGCCCGTTGGGTATTGGGCAATTTTAAGTTTGCCCCCAATAAGCCCCTTCAAAATGTCACATTTATCCTATGTTcttgtcaattttaattttgtcctaaTGTTTTTTTACAAAGCTTTATAACCGCAAAAGAGCATAATACGacgataaaataattaagttcaTGGGCATGCAGAGTGTTTGTTGTTCTTTACACTTCAATTGAGTTCTGTAAAAAGAAAGTTGGGATCGGAAAAGAGATGAGCTTTACCCGGATCGGAATAGAGAAAATCGGCGTGAATTAAATATGAGATGAATAAACGGAGAGAGGAGGAGTTTGAGATTTGTGGCATGCCTCATATTAatcatcaattaatataaggGCACGTTGTAATTTACATACATGTGATACAGAAAATAAGCAATTAATTcccttgtgaaaaaaattaatatcaatttacccccctaaatttaagaaaatatgcatAACAACCCCTTCAAGTGGGGTACATCACACACGTGGGGTGcgattttgttcatttttagctataaaataaatgttatgcCCTTAATCATAAATCGTCATatcttatttgataatatatatatcaacgaTTCAGgtctaataaacaaattaatggtttgtatctttttctaatttaaaataacgatgtatatttgatatacaaatcaatagattatatcaaatttattcaagttataaaactaaattttaaaaaaaattataaaaacagaTTTATACAAcgaataatacatatatacagtatttaaaaataaaaaaaaatacagaaaaaaataaggtaGTAGCGGTGGGGGGGGAGGCGGAGGCACGGGCAGAGCTGGGAGCTGAGGGAGAGGTAGGCAAAGGTGGTGGTAGAGGGGGGAGGTGGTTGGGATGGCAGGTATGGGGGGTGTGTGAGGAAAGACTCgaacttttctttcttttttttctatttttttaattatattttttatactttatatataaataaagtataacATCTGaaccatttatttatattatataagatccaacaattgtaaaataaagataaaataattaaaaaatgaaaatctgCACGTGCACGACACCAATTGTGTAAGAGGGTATTTTGCACCTTTTCTAAATATtgaggggtaaattgctctTTCATTTAATAAGTGGCTAATTGTCTATTCTCCATATCATATGTATAGGTAGATTGCAATTTGACCATTAATATAATGCAACAATATCACGGTAGTAAATGTGGCCTTAAAGTATACTAACCGCCACATAATAGTAAAATTCAAGGGGTCTCAGTTTTGCTAATTGAATTAATAGGCCTGATTAGTAGGTGATTTCTATTTATTTGCCTATCTgcattatttcatttgataatatttttaaaagacatCCAGATTTGGatgatatctttttttttttttttttttttttgagaaagaaGTGGTAATTACGTGATTGTATCAATATTTCAGTAAATTGAGTAACTGAGCAATACATCCATTcgatcaatatattaataaaaaattataaaataaaatagcataataaattatataaaagcaaaacaaacaCCCACACatccaataaaattgaaacctGTGATCtcgaatttattttattttattttattcaatattttcttatggGTAGATACTCATTTGCTCTTCATCCTCTAAAATTTGTGGcataaaattctattaaaaaatataataataatttattattaaatattttcattatatccACACTCTAATACCACAAAATAAACATCttgcaataattaataaataaattatgtcatttatatattctatatttatttcatattcatCAATCGTTCATACATACAAAACGtactcaatattttcaaaacttgTTTACTATTTTTGATTGGGCGGGATAAAGAAAATCGTTGGCCTCGCAAATCCAACCATGACCATTGTGTGTAATGGTCAATAATGccctttaattttcaaattaattacacaattaCCCTTAATCAATTGAATATTTGTGAGCTCAATCTCCAAACTCAGCTGATGGAATATGGAAATGGCTTTCCTCCCCCCTTCATCAGCCAACTGACTACGTATGTGGGAGAGTAAGGGCAAATCTGGTAATTCACCATGCCATTATTCACttatctcaaaataatttttccttcaaaattgctgtttttatttgaaaagaaaaggaatataATTCTCACACTAAAAGCGCATTTTAGGGAATAGAAAGATTCTTCTCCTTTTCTGATAAAGTGTATTCTATTTTACTTTAGtgctatataattatgtgggaaaaatataattttagttatgtaagtattttttgttctgcaCAAATTGATTTTCGCAATTTAATCTTGTAACTTTATAAATTGTACGTGATTTATACATGACCCAATtaaattgtcaatttaatcctataacttTGGGGCCATCggcatttttagtcttattACTTGGgagttttcatttttggtcatgcatgaatttatttacaaaactAAATGCACCACGTGTACTATATTGAATCTTCAAGCTTAAGTACTATATTGTCAGGTAAGTGTAGTTTGCTTAACAAAGTTGAAGAAAACCTCTTGtggtttgggaaattacaGTTAATACTATAATgtgtatttttatctaataaataaattcttttgttagtcaaaattcaccaaatttattagtttcaacaaaaaaattgagtgaaaattatatttatttcaaattgcttattgcaggtcaaataaatattttataattgaactaattttataatgctGAAGATGTACCTCTTTATATTCATTAAcgtgtgaaaatatataaatgtagttcggccacaaaaaataattgactGCAATAAGTCAACCATAACTAAATGcggattttcatttatttttttttctagtatcattaattttaattaaaagataaatttatttattaaaaaaaataaaaatattaaaatttctaaatataattttttaaattataaaaaatttatgagtaattataaaataacgTGGGAGAgattagtgtaattatccataaaGTACgtgaacatatatattaaaatgtgaggatctaatatttattaccCAGAAAGGAGAAAATGCTAAGTAATATGGTTGAGGGTGGAGATAAGGGGCCCAAGTATAGCTGTTGCCTGTCGGATTAGAGATAGAGAATATAGCTCACGTTGTTGGAGACTCAGATTTGACTCATCGGAAATTCGAAACTTCTCCTCGAAGTTTTTCTCTCCCCGTCTGCGTCTCATACGCACGCAATTGCtaccccccctctctctctccgtctctttctttcatttccaAAATCCCCAAATTTCGTTCCATCTACCACTCGTTTACTCTGTCATTTCCTGTTAAGAGTTAATATTggtagtggtggtggtgggggtATGCAAGCTGCAGTGCGATGCCCGTCGCACGCCTTCCTCTACAACGGCACTCTCTGTGCCTGCAACCCTGGATACGTTTACAAtttcagcagcagcagctgtGCCCTCTTCGCGGCGCGTGGCCCCGCTGTCCAGCTGAGCAGCGGCGTGGATTATGATTCTACGCTGGCCTTTCCGGAGACTATATTTTCCTTCGACTCCATCAAGAAGTTCACCCAGTCGCAGGCGGTGTTTCTGGAGGCGACACTAGTGATGCTCCTTTGCTGGCTTGGTTTCTGCCTCCTCCTCCGCTTCTTCCCCCTTGGCTCCGATGGCCGCTCTCCCTGGTTCAAGATGCGCTGGTGGATTAGCCGTCTCGACGTCTCTTTCGCCACCCGCCACTGGCTGGAGGACCAGCATCCGGTCGTCAAGCGCAAAACGGAGCTTGGTGGAACTTTCTCCATTGCCAGTTGGATACTCTTTATTGGGTTGTTTGCCGCGTGAGTACGACTGCATTacgtttctttcttctttcctttccgTTTGGAATTGGGGCaatgctaattaattaaacaattagaTTCTTCTACTGTGCTGTTTCTTTTGCGTACTacaaatatgttattattttgtatgacGGCTCACTGCTGTAGCCTGCAGGTTGCTCtatcaaattatttccaaGAGAAGTGTGGAGGTGCATAATGTTAGAGCCACGAATGCACCTGATTTGGCTTCCTTCTTGAATGACTTTGAGTTCAATATTACTACCATATCCAGTATGAGCTGTTCGCAGTTGCGCGGTCTTGGCACACTTGTCAAAGGGGATCCAGCGTTTAATGATCGCAGAGTTGTTCCGCTTTCAACATTTGCCAATTATTCTTGTCTAAACACCACAGCAGGACCAACCATAACTCTTCAGTGCAATAACTGCCAGCTTATTAGAGACTTTGCCTACGTCTCATGGCAGTTTGTTGACATTCCAAATAATCCAGCAATTGCTGCTGGCTTTCAGTTCAATCTTACTGCAAAAAGCCATGGCAAGAGGAAGCATCTGAGTTTTGTAAGTGGGACTCTGAAGAATGCCAGTGATGTTGATGACAAACCAATTACATTTAGAGGGGTTGTGCCAAATATACTGAAGTTCAATTTATTCCCTAGATTGTACCGTAATATGCACGATCTAAAGCTCATACAACCGCTGTTTCATGAGTTTCTTCCTGGTTCATATTTTGGTGAGGTCAGTCAGCTTCGAGCATCACTTGAGAACTCCAGGGATGGAATGATAAACACTACATTGTGTGTCAACTTCCTCTCTTCATACATTGTAGAGAttgataatcaaaatattttgggacCAGGTGAGATCATCTCCTGATATTCATATGTTAcatctctttttatttaattttctctgATATCTTCagtatttttgttcttgtgtTAGAAGCATCTAGTTTTATTTTGCATCTCTCCTGCTGTATTGTTTTAATTCTTGTAGTGTTTCTTCACTCAAAATTCTTTGACGTCTGCAGTATATGTTCTTCCTTGCATTGGGAGCTCCCTTCTTTACCTTGCATTCTTTCGTGTTATACCACCCGTTGTAATACCTGTTATATTGATTTCATTCTATTTGGGGTAAATAACTATAGATCTGGGCCTCTGGCATTTTTAGGGTTGTGTTGTTGAAAGACTAAGTTACAGGTTTAGGGGTTCTTGATAGTTTTAGCATGTGGGTTTAGTGGTTTTTGATCATTTTAGAAAGTTACCAAAGTCAATCTTTCTTCGAAGTATAACCTACAACTAATTTGTCAAACAAGCTCTGGTgcatttattgatatttattatttggcATGTATTGCAACAAATGCTCTTGTGGTGCCACAATCAATACATGGTGCTTATTAGATTACTGTATGGTAGATTTTGGTTCACTATTGCCACATCTATAGTTTTTAGCACAGTTCTAGGAGCTTGGTCCTACATTTACTCTCCTGAAAAAgccaatttatcttttttgttgttatttttccATGTTTCTGATTTCTAATGCGTGCTTTTTGTTCCTCTGCTTGGCAGTATTATTTGAGTTGTTTCAATTATTCTATTCCATGTTTGCTATATCCAGCATTCAGTAGTAGTTGTCCAAAGTCTTTACTCCTGTTGAACCcatttttctaacatttgaGCTGTAGTCCCAATGCGATTACTGCCTACTGGTGGGAAATCAGAGGGGTAAAAAGAGAGATATATCAGTTTCTTCAATATGTTATCCAGTATTATCCATAGGAGATTTCTTTCAATTAGAAAGCTTtaccaaatttaatatttctgatCACAGCCTTAATGGAACAATAACCATAAGTTCCCAAACCCAGTTGAAACAAAGTATTCTCTCAATACTGATTACTTTCTTTTGCTTAAAATGCAGTGAGTTTCCTTGCTGACCTGGGTGGCCTTTATTGCATAAGTATTGGTATTTTCTTCTACTTCTTGGTGCAAGTAGGTTTTCAATCTACCCTTACGGTTTCCTATTctatttctttgtttgttttgcattcTTGATAACTTGATGATATTCTATTTTGTGTCTTATCTTTGTCACTGATGGTTTGGTCCAGATTTATCCCATTGATATCTCTCCAGCATTTTCTTTATGAATACAGATAAGCtgctattaaatattttgatatcacTACAAGCCAGAATGAAGTAATATCATGATCCAACCTCCTTGATTGATATCTACCAAACTCAGAAATCCTAACTTCAAGTCAATGTGATGATTCAAGgagaaaactataaaaaaaagtatgatttAATTGAGAAGAAGTACCAACAATTTATTAGAACTAAGATACCAGGGGTCTCTCTATAATAATCATCAACTTGTAACTCTTTTCAggatattcttttttcttcccatGGCTACAGCTTGATTCCTATAGCTCTCAGCTTCTTGATTGCAACTCTCTGTATGTTTGTCATGTATCATATTGACTAGTGGTTGGATCAATGGGCCAGGGTGGTAAATCAGAAAGTGGTTTTGCCATAGCTTCTGTTATTGCAATAGTGATACTCTGCATATTAGCCAATTTTCCATTAGAATAAACTCGGCATGGTAAGTCGATCAAAATCTTGGACTAGAGTCAGACATTTTCAAAGATCATGGAAGTACTTGTCCGACAGTAAACAAGCTTGTTAGGTCTCAGGATCAACATCATCTACTTGATTTTCATATGTCAGTTGTATCAGTTGAAGGAAGTATATCTGGTTTGTGGGTTTTGACTGAAAATCTGTAATTGTAATCAACCGCCCTACCGTAAAAGTTTCTACTGAAGAACTGACATTCGGGATGCAGACTTTTGAATCCAGGACATATACTGGTTAACTCTGTTAAACTGTGAAAGTTAtctaagaaacaaataaattcacaaGTCCAAAAGTACCCTGGAATAGAGATCCATCTTCGAAAGTTTAAGTATTGTTCCATTGATTATAAGTAGATGAATGTTTAACTTTTGATTCCGTTCCTAGTATTCTTAATGCTTCTCATTTGTAGTGTGAGTATAGAATCAAGAGGCTTCGGAAAGAGGATAGTATAATGAGGACGATCAGGAATCGTCGAAAAGCCCTAGAAAGGTGGGATAAAGTGAGTTTCTTTCTCTACtcagaaattaaatttggctTGCTTATGTTTTAGGTTGGTTTGACTTTATTAGCTATTCACTACATTTTCTTAAGTTCCAAGTTAATTGTTCATAGATTAATTTAGacttttgttatctttttatGTAGTTGAGAAAATACGTAAGGTACACTTGGGGATCTTGTTCATTGGAGGATCCCAAGACTGAGCCAAGTGAGGCATGTTGTACTGGTGTTATGAAGAAATCATTGCCCCAAACTGGGTCATCACATAGACGTAGGCTGCGGAAGAGAATGGATTCTCTCACTTTTAGTGAAAAGGTCAACTTGCCTAATGAGAAGGTGGACAATTGCCGCAGCACCCtgataaattgaaatttaatatttttatcttgtttttcATAAGTTTATCCATAATCTTATGTATGTATCTCTGCAGATAGTTGTGCCAGATCATGGTTGTAATCAAGCGGTCCAGGGACTAGCTTCTAGTAAGGTGCGTGCTTTTATGCGGCTACCTTCCCTACGGAAAACGTCCTAGGCTCATGAAAAACATGcttttttctcataataatTACCATTAGTTTATTGATCTCAATTCCTTGCCATCTCATTATCTCAGCATATGTTTCCATGATGAATTTTGCTACAGAATATGATATGGAATTGGACCTCTACCCGTTCTTGTATTATCTTGTTTCTGGTTGCTCATTTATGCTGGAATATGATCTACATGCTAAATCAGCATATGTATTTAATATCTTCTCATGCAGTCATGACAATGCTATCCACATCTGTCAGGGTTTGTGTTGAATGTTGCTTATTCATGACTTAGTTTAGCTGGgagaatttttgtatttatgacttttcttgtattttgcTAGGTTATCTTTATTCATTAACCATCTTTTTCACTAAAAGTTGCATCTGCAATATGAAGCTATAAGACATTCTTATACTTTTGTTTCTCTAAGTTCAGGAAGATCCGCTCCATGGAAATGCAGAAAAACAAAGACATGAAATTAGTCTTTCTTCCAATGTGGGAGGTCTATGCCAAAACAGAGGGTTTCTTCCAGCTGATATTGCAAATCTCCCTCCTCTTCCATCATGTGGTGAGTgctcaaatttgaaaatattgaatttctaTCTCTATTATTTCTTGTCTGTTTAGGTTGTGGAAGGAGTTATTGTTCAGCATGTGGTGTATGTGAATATGTGGAATTGTGCAGATCACTTTCGTATCGGTATCTCTCATCTTTAATCTTAGTGCTGTGAGTAAAAGATTGAGGAACTTCCTTTTTGATATACTATgtattaatcacataataaataaaaataatagcataataattagttttgcTCTAAATCATAAAATAGTGTAATGGTTTTAGCTGTTCGCTTTGGTTTT
The window above is part of the Sesamum indicum cultivar Zhongzhi No. 13 linkage group LG7, S_indicum_v1.0, whole genome shotgun sequence genome. Proteins encoded here:
- the LOC105166850 gene encoding uncharacterized protein LOC105166850 — encoded protein: MQAAVRCPSHAFLYNGTLCACNPGYVYNFSSSSCALFAARGPAVQLSSGVDYDSTLAFPETIFSFDSIKKFTQSQAVFLEATLVMLLCWLGFCLLLRFFPLGSDGRSPWFKMRWWISRLDVSFATRHWLEDQHPVVKRKTELGGTFSIASWILFIGLFAALLYQIISKRSVEVHNVRATNAPDLASFLNDFEFNITTISSMSCSQLRGLGTLVKGDPAFNDRRVVPLSTFANYSCLNTTAGPTITLQCNNCQLIRDFAYVSWQFVDIPNNPAIAAGFQFNLTAKSHGKRKHLSFVSGTLKNASDVDDKPITFRGVVPNILKFNLFPRLYRNMHDLKLIQPLFHEFLPGSYFGEVSQLRASLENSRDGMINTTLCVNFLSSYIVEIDNQNILGPVSFLADLGGLYCISIGIFFYFLVQCEYRIKRLRKEDSIMRTIRNRRKALERWDKLRKYVRYTWGSCSLEDPKTEPSEACCTGVMKKSLPQTGSSHRRRLRKRMDSLTFSEKVNLPNEKIVVPDHGCNQAVQGLASSKEDPLHGNAEKQRHEISLSSNVGGLCQNRGFLPADIANLPPLPSCEFGDTGEISMVDFQRNLQKLYEYNVMLREKLISVLSNGPCRSER